In Fulvia fulva chromosome 10, complete sequence, a single window of DNA contains:
- a CDS encoding Inosine-5'-monophosphate dehydrogenase, translating into MSPSANATTNGSANGSRGEEHVEDASRALELIKQYGSKGGIAVQDLMDPKKMGGLTYNDFLLLPGYIGFPASDVDLTSKLTRNITLKTPFTSSPMDTVTEHNMAIHMALLGGVGVVHHNCSIEDQAGMIRKVKRFENGFITDPVVISPKTTVAEAIALKEKWGFGGFPVTEDGQLRSKLIGIVTPRDTQFVSEHNTPVTEIMSTDLVTASEGVSLQEANTILSKSKKGKLPIVDGQGNLISLLSRSDLMKNLNYPLASKVPGTKQLLSAAAIGTRPVDKERLAALAEAGLDVVILDSSQGNSMYQIEMIRWIKQNYPRMEVIGGNVVTRDQAASLIAAGVDGLRIGMGAGSACITQEVMAVGRPQATSVYEVTEFASKFGVPCIADGGIQNVGHIVKALALGASTIMMGGLLAATTESPGAYLVGPDGQLRKTYRGMGSIDAMEDKKAGGVGDKSNNTAKNAGTARYFSEGDKVLVAQGVSGSVLDRGSVTKFLPYLSAGVQHSLQDVGVDSLEKLQLGVRAGDVRFEFRTASAQAEGNVHGMSNVEKKLYS; encoded by the exons ATGTCGCCATCCGCGAACGCGACCACGAACGGCTCCGCGAATGGCTCTCGCGGTGAAGAACATGTCGAGGACGCATCACGTGCGCTCGAGTTGATCAAGCAATATGGCTCAAAGGGCGGCATTGCTGTGCAGGACCTCATGGATCCGAAGAAGATGGGAGGTCTCACATACAACGATTTCCTCCTGCTCCCAGGCTACATTGGCTTCCCAGCCAGCGACGTCGACCTGACCTCGAAGCTTACACGGAACATCACCCTCAAGACGCCTTTTACGTCATCTCCTATGGACACAGTGACCGAACATAACATGGCGATTCACATGGCACTCCTGGGTGGCGTCGGTGTCGTTCACCACAACTGCTCGATCGAAGACCAGGCAGGCATGATCCGCAAGGTTAAGAGATTCGAGAACGGCTTCATCACGGACCCAGTCGTCATCTCACCCAAGACTACAGTCGCCGAGGCGATTGCGCTCAAGGAGAAATGGGGATTTGGCGGCTTCCCTGTCACTG AGGATGGCCAGCTGCGAAGCAAGCTTATTGGCATTGTTACTCCTCGAGACACCCAATTCGTCTCCGAACACAACACGCCAGTCACCGAAATCATGTCGACCGACCTAGTTACCGCAAGTGAGGGTGTAAGCCTGCAGGAGGCCAACACAATCCTCAGCAAGAGTAAGAAGGGTAAGCTCCCGATCGTGGACGGACAAGGCAACCTCATTTCTCTGCTCAGCCGCAGCGATCTGATGAAGAACCTCAACTACCCACTCGCGTCCAAGGTACCAGGAACAAAGCAGCTGCTCTCAGCTGCTGCGATTGGCACTCGGCCAGTGGACAAGGAAAGATTGGCTGCGCTCGCAGAAGCAGGCTTGGATGTGGTGATCCTTGACTCCAGCCAAGGCAACTCCATGTATCAGATCGAGATGATCCGGTGGATCAAGCAGAACTACCCACGAATGGAAGTCATTGGTGGCAACGTGGTCACTCGTGATCAGGCCGCCTCCCTCATCGCAGCTGGCGTGGACGGTCTCCGTATCGGCATGGGGGCCGGCTCTGCTTGTATTACCCAGGAAGTCATGGCTGTCGGTCGACCACAGGCAACTTCGGTCTACGAGGTGACAGAGTTCGCTTCCAAGTTCGGCGTGCCATGCATTGCCGATGGTGGTATTCAGAACGTCGGTCACATCGTTAAGGCTCTTGCACTTGGTGCCAGCACGATTATGATGGGTGGTCTGCTCGCCGCCACGACAGAGTCGCCCGGTGCATACCTTGTCGGTCCAGACGGCCAGCTCCGCAAGACATACCGAGGTATGGGCTCCATCGACGCTATGGAGGACAAGAAGGCCGGTGGTGTCGGTGACAAGAGCAACAACACCGCCAAGAACGCAGGCACAGCTCGGTACTTCTCGGAAGGCGACAAGGTCTTGGTTGCACAGGGTGTCTCCGGGTCAGTGCTTGATCGTGGCAGCGTCACAAAGTTCCTGCCATACCTCTCGGCCGGTGTGCAGCATTCACTCCAGGACGTAGGCGTCGACAGCCTCGAGAAGCTGCAGCTTGGCGTTCGAGCAGGCGACGTGCGATTCGAATTCCGAACAGCCAGCGCGCAAGCAGAGGGCAACGTGCACGGCATGAGCAACGTTGAGAAGAAGCTTTACTCATAA
- a CDS encoding Ecp60-1 codes for MAPLLRSLIAVSAAVSTVQAMPWGDNRSRWTISLSTTPALPLKQVDNTGSTPLPEPTGKLHYIQLGSGFQNYSCSASNTWVASVPSAGAIAQLYDVTAIVNQLTTDSYTKNTLKSFETCLKATKCTPDVNNGYCDQCHRISAAAFQAWNDGEHYFDQLNGAQTPNFAVADDFISGKKVGAVKAPKAAYKGESDLGAVDWLYLVDNGSGRTHGLKSVYRIHTAGGVAPSSCSKPGSALQVPYAAEYWFYN; via the coding sequence ATGGCACCTCTTCTTCGATCTCTCATCGCCGTCTCGGCTGCAGTATCGACTGTTCAGGCTATGCCATGGGGTGACAACCGGAGCAGATGGACGATTAGTCTGAGCACAACGCCAGCGCTCCCACTCAAACAAGTCGACAATACTGGCTCTACCCCTCTTCCAGAACCCACGGGCAAGCTACATTATATCCAGCTTGGTTCGGGCTTCCAGAACTACAGCTGTAGTGCCAGCAACACTTGGGTCGCGAGTGTACCATCCGCAGGAGCTATCGCCCAGCTGTACGACGTCACGGCTATCGTCAATCAATTGACTACCGACTCGTACACCAAGAACACACTCAAGTCTTTCGAGACATGCCTCAAGGCCACCAAGTGCACCCCGGATGTCAACAACGGGTACTGCGATCAATGCCATAGGATCTCTGCTGCAGCTTTCCAAGCATGGAACGATGGCGAGCACTATTTCGATCAGCTCAACGGTGCCCAGACTCCAAACTTCGCCGTTGCAGACGACTTCATCTCCGGCAAGAAGGTCGGTGCCGTCAAGGCCCCCAAGGCAGCATACAAAGGCGAGAGCGATCTTGGCGCTGTCGACTGGCTTTACTTGGTTGACAATGGCTCTGGAAGGACACATGGTCTCAAGAGTGTCTACCGTATTCACACAGCTGGAGGTGTTGCGCCGTCGTCATGCAGCAAGCCTGGCTCGGCGCTTCAAGTGCCGTATGCCGCAGAGTACTGGTTCTACAACTGA
- a CDS encoding Ras GTPase-activating-like protein rng2: MPSIPALNSPTSPPHNRFRDHSPTKSSPLRHAVSTRSNASDTDRSSLPSRQGTLSSNASSGYSVPGFSGYDSASDPFVTRSSTKRERSESPVKKNAAFAKWEQREQAEQEQKVVRTPSKMDVSPKKVRDDDWRTGIGQSESRSALRPVELNATPERPSALANGSLHKRAESKENIVYRPPSRDGAASPLPPSPTKTVTFSEDTILPPASPEPRSESKSPGHARGNSIATLSRSDSMRAGLKPRSKGHMRFSSTDNPAPQLDGGDLDMLQKSSTPQLRHLSNLAAQNGSTEDLNVHSPEEQVTGLAGRRRLQRSGSVKPSTQTQSKFASAYASTKWMDMQRKHLQAYEYLCHIGEARAWLEDVLDPDKLPPIVQLEEALRNGVTLAEVVVRLAPRLPANQQKALGSQRIWRAAPLSFRHSDNIALFFRFLAEIELPDLFRFELIDLYEKKNIPKVIYCIHALSWLLYRKGIVEFRIGNLVGQLQFEEHELEETQKGIDRSGIQMPNFGGMREAMQIEEEPSPPEPSPDDLLAEQEDMILDLQSQIRGAAVRLRLGNMMQDMWDVEEQIAHFQAIARGGFAREIFDFKFAMDMSTKRFQATAKAYLVRQGLQRKRSAWRNNKAAVVKVQSLWRGRQQRAETKKITTQLRSHRHGLKDLQSAIRGALGRWRAGDLWQETRDERTEGTVQAFQSAARGALERMRVAATMNQLWDNEESIASLQALARGSQVRRRAGRQQVAAREAAVDIVKLQAAARALLQRKQQKLEHGERRMHEPAVVQVQALSRGLIERLRQARTIGALQGRESAIVKFQTLLRAQAARSLHMDTREELAGQREALTMLQALIRGQTIRKSTANTIAALKQHDSDVRILQAMSRAMLQRKAIGEKLSALEEQEGHLTTLQSMARAYIERQRIFDQLVEMEKEEESITQLQSVLRAMLLRSEIGNLLAGLEEHEEALVDLQAAARGFVVRKRFAEKRKHYRENMEKVVKLQSFVRAKQQGESYKSLVNGKNPPLPVIRRHVHLLTDSNLEFEGEIEAERLRRQVIESVRRNELVESYVEGLDVKIALLVKNKITLDEVVKHQKHFGGSASQLLRSGSTLGNTSGLDLKALNKNSRKKLTGYEELFFLLQTQSQYMARAFSVITARGLAEKESKNMERLVMTTFGYAQKSREEYFLLKALATSFTEVITHCQSLEDYVRQQSGTFQQRLIQSYVRRPKERAYLKTLFGSMVKNGICGQDHLDLESDPLQIYRAILNNEELSTGRPSQRPRDLPREVVIRQEDVRPRYVEHLEDLRDLGDGFFLSLEECLHRMPYAIRYVAAEQHRALCAQFPREDPGHLTMVVGAWLWKTYLLPALKEPEMWGVVDRGLSPVHKRNLGQVTAVLGQVTSSGRLFGQDNIYLQPLNNWITESLDRWQECLTHLFDIPSPEEHYDADQFSDLYARTKPTLYIKLADIFAMHSLIADNVQVIAPQRDDQIKELLTDLGTAKSNESDLGGASNGGEITLTLKSRFTVQEDPNAEPRQLFTATKRLVLYIIRVQSGSNLMEILLRPITHEDADRWLSLVQEELAEKNQDRRPGHRRTPSAFDPRASMRSGRAQSVYSEAPSAVSGDHRDLLDLQGMTYAELKSSALENILRLEQPHVPPQFRVSRHNNYQEILNALAADIRQKHRRRLERQHDIESTRTTLSQLDAKATFLEDQLKSYNDYIEQCLHTLATKKGTKHKFIMPFTKQWSHERELERAGRQPKFGSYKYSARQLADKGVLLSWQGYSSEHWNNLNVVISSDDVGVFHMEASSGSMMLPGASANLLLDDLLQAQYDNRNAISVFEESQNPAKLAVNLLLHLVFKKFYRDSA; encoded by the coding sequence ATGCCGTCCATACCGGCGCTCAATTCGCCTACGTCGCCGCCTCACAATCGTTTCCGGGATCACAGCCCAACCAAATCCTCACCGCTCCGGCATGCCGTCTCGACGCGTTCAAACGCCAGCGATACAGACCGATCATCACTCCCCAGTCGACAAGGCACTCTCAGCAGTAACGCGAGCTCCGGATACAGCGTACCTGGTTTCAGCGGCTATGATTCGGCCAGCGATCCTTTCGTGACGCGGTCGAGCACGAAGAGAGAACGCTCTGAATCGCCGGTGAAGAAAAACGCGGCATTCGCTAAATGGGAACAGCGCGAGCAGGCCGAGCAGGAGCAGAAGGTGGTCCGGACTCCTTCGAAGATGGATGTGTCGCCGAAGAAAGTACGCGATGATGACTGGCGGACAGGCATTGGGCAAAGTGAGAGCAGAAGCGCACTGAGACCTGTAGAGCTGAATGCGACACCGGAACGGCCATCTGCGCTCGCCAATGGTTCTCTACACAAACGCGCAGAATCGAAGGAGAATATAGTATACCGGCCGCCGAGCAGAGATGGTGCAGCATCGCCTCTCCCACCTTCGCCCACCAAAACAGTCACTTTCAGCGAAGACACAATATTGCCGCCAGCCTCGCCAGAGCCAAGATCTGAGTCCAAGTCTCCCGGGCATGCCAGAGGCAACAGCATCGCGACGCTCTCGAGGTCGGACTCGATGCGCGCGGGTTTGAAGCCGAGGTCGAAAGGACACATGCGATTCTCGTCCACAGACAACCCAGCGCCACAACTGGATGGAGGCGATTTGGATATGCTGCAGAAGTCTTCAACGCCTCAGCTGCGCCATCTTAGCAATTTGGCTGCTCAGAACGGTTCTACCGAAGATCTCAATGTGCATTCGCCGGAGGAACAAGTGACGGGCCTTGCTGGGAGGAGAAGGCTTCAGCGGTCAGGTTCTGTGAAGCCTTCTACCCAGACACAGTCCAAATTTGCATCGGCATATGCAAGCACAAAATGGATGGACATGCAGCGGAAACATCTACAAGCGTACGAATACCTCTGTCACATAGGAGAAGCGAGAGCATGGCTTGAAGACGTCCTGGATCCTGATAAGCTTCCTCCAATCGTTCAGTTAGAAGAGGCTCTCCGGAATGGCGTTACTCTCGCTGAGGTTGTCGTACGCCTCGCCCCAAGATTACCGGCAAATCAACAGAAGGCGCTAGGATCACAAAGAATATGGAGAGCTGCACCTCTTTCGTTCAGACACTCCGACAACATCGCTCTCTTTTTCCGCTTTTTGGCCGAAATAGAGCTTCCGGATCTCTTCAGGTTTGAACTGATTGATTTATACGAGAAGAAGAACATCCCCAAGGTCATTTATTGCATACATGCACTCTCTTGGCTACTTTATCGGAAAGGTATCGTTGAGTTTCGCATTGGCAATTTGGTCGGCCAGCTCCAATTCGAGGAGCATGAGCTGGAAGAGACCCAAAAGGGCATCGATCGCAGTGGCATCCAGATGCCAAACTTCGGCGGCATGCGAGAGGCCATGCAGATCGAAGAGGAGCCTTCGCCACCTGAGCCATCACCAGATGACCTGCTCGCCGAACAAGAAGATATGATACTTGACCTCCAATCGCAGATACGTGGCGCTGCTGTACGACTTCGGCTTGGTAACATGATGCAGGACATGTGGGACGTGGAGGAGCAGATCGCACACTTTCAGGCCATCGCTCGGGGAGGTTTCGCTCGCGAGATTTTTGATTTCAAGTTTGCTATGGACATGTCGACGAAGCGATTCCAAGCTACTGCGAAAGCCTACCTTGTGCGGCAAGGTCTTCAACGAAAGCGGTCAGCTTGGCGTAACAACAAGGCTGCCGTGGTGAAGGTCCAAAGCCTGTGGCGAGGGCGACAACAACGAGCCGAGACGAAGAAGATCACGACACAGCTTCGATCGCACAGGCACGGCCTCAAGGACTTGCAATCTGCTATTCGAGGCGCACTGGGCAGATGGCGAGCTGGCGATCTCTGGCAAGAAACTCGAGATGAGCGGACTGAGGGCACAGTACAAGCCTTTCAGAGCGCGGCTCGCGGAGCGCTCGAGAGGATGCGAGTGGCTGCTACCATGAACCAACTGTGGGACAATGAAGAGAGCATCGCCAGCCTCCAGGCACTTGCTCGAGGTTCCCAAGTACGGAGGAGAGCAGGGCGCCAGCAAGTAGCGGCTCGTGAAGCTGCTGTCGATATTGTCAAGCTGCAGGCTGCAGCTCGCGCCCTTCTCCAGCGAAAGCAACAAAAGCTGGAACATGGCGAGCGTCGGATGCACGAGCCTGCTGTCGTTCAGGTCCAAGCTCTGTCTCGAGGTCTGATCGAGCGACTCCGCCAGGCACGGACAATCGGTGCATTGCAGGGTCGTGAGTCCGCCATTGTCAAGTTCCAGACTCTACTCCGGGCTCAAGCGGCCAGATCACTCCATATGGACACGAGGGAAGAGCTGGCAGGTCAGAGAGAAGCCCTTACGATGTTACAAGCTCTGATCCGAGGTCAGACGATACGAAAGAGCACGGCGAACACGATCGCAGCTCTCAAACAGCACGACAGTGACGTGCGCATACTACAGGCAATGTCGCGAGCTATGCTGCAACGAAAGGCTATTGGTGAGAAGTTGTCTGCGCTTGAGGAGCAAGAGGGCCACCTCACCACCCTGCAGTCCATGGCTCGAGCTTACATCGAGCGACAACGCATCTTCGATCAGCTTGTTGAGATGGAGAAAGAGGAAGAGAGTATTACGCAGCTGCAGTCTGTCCTCCGCGCTATGCTGCTACGAAGTGAAATTGGCAACCTGCTGGCGGGTCTCGAAGAGCACGAGGAGGCTTTAGTCGATCTCCAGGCAGCAGCACGCGGCTTCGTTGTCCGCAAGAGATTCGCCGAGAAGCGCAAACACTATCGAGAGAACATGGAGAAAGTTGTCAAGCTACAGTCTTTTGTACGTGCGAAGCAGCAGGGCGAAAGCTACAAGAGCTTGGTGAACGGCAAGAATCCACCATTGCCGGTCATTCGGCGACACGTTCATCTTCTTACGGACTCGAATTTGGAATTCGAAGGCGAGATTGAGGCGGAACGGCTGCGAAGACAGGTCATCGAGAGCGTTCGCCGAAACGAGCTTGTCGAGAGCTACGTTGAAGGTCTGGACGTCAAGATCGCGCTTTTGGTGAAGAACAAGATCACCCTGGACGAGGTCGTCAAACATCAGAAGCACTTCGGCGGCTCGGCGTCGCAACTGCTTCGCTCGGGCAGCACTCTTGGGAACACGTCTGGGCTGGACCTCAAGGCGCTCAACAAGAACTCGCGCAAGAAGCTTACAGGCTATGAAGAGCTCTTCTTTCTGCTTCAGACTCAATCGCAGTACATGGCACGCGCGTTCAGCGTCATCACTGCCCGTGGTCTCGCAGAAAAGGAGAGCAAGAACATGGAGCGCCTTGTGATGACGACGTTCGGGTATGCACAGAAGAGTCGCGAAGAGTACTTCTTGCTTAAGGCTCTCGCCACAAGCTTCACAGAGGTGATTACTCATTGTCAGAGCCTCGAAGACTATGTGCGACAACAGAGCGGGACGTTTCAGCAGCGTTTGATTCAGAGCTACGTTCGCAGGCCGAAAGAACGAGCGTACCTCAAGACACTGTTCGGCAGCATGGTCAAGAATGGAATCTGCGGCCAAGATCACCTAGACCTAGAAAGCGATCCGCTACAGATATACCGTGCGATCTTGAACAACGAGGAGCTCTCCACTGGCCGGCCCTCACAAAGACCACGCGATCTGCCGCGAGAGGTCGTGATCAGGCAAGAGGATGTGAGGCCAAGATACGTCGAACACCTGGAAGACCTACGTGACCTGGGCGATGGCTTCTTCCTAAGCCTAGAAGAGTGCCTACACCGCATGCCATACGCCATACGGTACGTAGCTGCAGAGCAGCATCGTGCACTTTGCGCACAATTCCCACGCGAGGATCCTGGTCACCTGACAATGGTCGTGGGCGCGTGGCTGTGGAAAACTTACCTTCTCCCTGCCCTCAAAGAACCTGAAATGTGGGGAGTCGTGGACCGTGGTCTCAGCCCTGTCCACAAACGCAACCTTGGTCAGGTTACTGCAGTACTCGGTCAAGTGACGAGTTCGGGACGCCTATTCGGCCAAGATAACATCTACCTCCAGCCATTGAACAACTGGATTACAGAGTCGCTGGATCGGTGGCAAGAATGCCTGACTCACCTGTTTGATATCCCATCACCAGAGGAACACTATGATGCCGATCAGTTCAGCGACCTTTACGCACGGACGAAGCCAACGCTGTACATCAAGCTTGCGGACATTTTCGCGATGCATAGTCTGATTGCGGATAACGTACAGGTGATTGCACCGCAACGAGATGACCAGATCAAGGAGCTCTTGACAGATCTTGGCACAGCCAAGAGCAACGAGAGCGATCTTGGCGGTGCATCAAATGGTGGCGAGATCACTTTGACGCTGAAGTCGAGGTTCACAGTCCAGGAGGATCCAAATGCAGAGCCACGGCAATTGTTCACTGCCACCAAGCGACTTGTGCTGTACATTATCCGGGTGCAATCTGGATCGAATCTCATGGAGATCCTCCTGCGACCGATCACGCACGAGGACGCAGACAGGTGGCTCTCGCTGGTCCAAGAAGAGCTTGCGGAAAAGAATCAAGATCGTCGACCTGGCCACAGACGAACACCCTCGGCTTTCGACCCCCGGGCATCTATGCGATCGGGTAGAGCACAGTCGGTATACTCTGAAGCTCCCTCGGCGGTCTCTGGGGATCATCGCGATCTACTGGATCTTCAAGGCATGACATATGCTGAATTGAAGTCCAGCGCACTAGAGAACATATTGCGCCTTGAGCAGCCACACGTGCCACCTCAATTCCGTGTCAGCAGACACAACAATTATCAGGAGATCCTTAATGCTCTGGCAGCAGACATTAGACAGAAGCACCGTCGCCGATTGGAACGTCAACACGATATCGAATCTACGAGGACCACACTCTCACAGCTTGATGCCAAGGCCACTTTCCTGGAAGACCAGCTGAAGAGCTATAACGACTACATCGAACAGTGTCTCCATACTTTAGCCACCAAGAAGGGCACCAAGCATAAATTCATAATGCCCTTCACGAAACAGTGGTCGCACGAACGCGAGCTGGAGCGCGCTGGTCGACAACCAAAATTCGGCTCATACAAATACTCAGCACGCCAACTGGCTGACAAAGGTGTGCTGCTCAGCTGGCAAGGCTACTCTTCTGAGCATTGGAACAATCTCAACGTCGTGATCAGCTCTGATGATGTTGGTGTCTTCCATATGGAAGCCAGCTCTGGGAGCATGATGCTGCCTGGAGCGTCGGCGAATCTTCTTCTTGATGATCTTTTGCAGGCGCAGTATGATAACAGGAACGCAATCAGCGTGTTTGAAGAAAGCCAGAATCCAGCCAAGTTGGCTGTGAATCTGTTGTTACATCTTGTGTTCAAGAAGTTTTACAGGGACAGTGCTTAG
- a CDS encoding Glutathione S-transferase, whose product MVKLRLWLSPGACSLAPHVALQESGLAFEILIIDITKPPYGFPEKYQHINPKKRIPILEYDDQIITETTAIMTATSQLAPDKHLFGKTNLEVIRTYEWLNWLSGTVHERGLGALFSPQWYVDNATAQEGVSQKARTWVDHCFGLIENRLADSKTTYASGDDFTVADIFLWVMYRWGYLLKIDMEKQYPSWTKLAAEVVKREAVKAAVEKEGIPMIRDNRAPPEYGTMHDRGF is encoded by the exons TCATTGGCACCGCATGTTGCTCTCCAGGAATCAGGTTTGGCCTTCGAAATATTGATCATTGACATCACAAAGCCGCCATACGGCTTTCCTGAGAAGTATCAGCACATCAACCCGAAGAAGAGAATCCCGATCCTCGAGTATGATGATCAAATCATTACCGAGACGACGGCTATCATGACCGCAACTTCCCAGTTGGCTCCTGACAAGCATCTCTTTGGCAAGACCAACCTCGAAGTCATCCGTACGTATGAATGGCTCAACTGGCTGTCCGGTACTGTACACGAGCGTGGACTGGGCGCTTTGTTTAGCCCTCAATG GTACGTCGACAATGCCACTGCTCAAGAAGGCGTCAGTCAGAAGGCCAGGACTTGGGTCGATCACTGCTTCGGCCTGATCGAGAACCGTCTGGCCGATAGCAAGACCACTTACGCCTCTGGCGACGATTTCACAGTCGCTGATATCTTCCTTTGGGTCATGTATCGCTGGGGCTACCTTCTCAAGATCGACATGGAGAAGCAGTATCCCAGCTGGACCAAGCTCGCGGCCGAGGTAGTCAAGAGGGAAGCTGTCAAGGCTGCGGTGGAGAAAGAGGGTATCCCAATGATTCGCGACAATCGTGCTCCTCCCGAGTATGGCACGATGCACGACAGGGGCTTCTGA
- a CDS encoding Acetate permease A, translating to MSAAASSSPSFEKQVHQPNSHELQKMHTISSLLPAHGGEFQPAPHANIAQQKKIANPAPLGLGAFALTTFVLSCVNLKVLGVHEPNLVVALALGYGGLVQLLAGMWEMAVGNTFGATALSSYGGFWISFGVVLTPTFGIVDAYTDKETGDSTFNEVFALYLWAWFIFTSLCMILTLRSTVAFCGLFIVLDATFLCLALSEQYAVSAAEASKSLQQAGGVFGILAAFFAWYNMFSGMVDATNFWCTMPMVSFPWSANRKQRRAGECV from the exons ATGAGCGCTGCAGCTTCCTCTAGTCCTTCATTCGAGAAGCAGGTCCATCAACCCAACTCGCACGAACTACAGAAGATGCACACAATCTCAAGCCTCCTGCCAGCACACGGAGGCGAGTTCCAACCAGCACCACACGCCAACATAGCACAGCAGAAGAAGATCGCGAACCCAGCACCACTCGGCCTGGGTGCTTTCGCTCTTACCACTTTCGTGCTCTCCTGCGTCAACCTCAAGGTCCTCGGTGTCCACGAACCAAATCTCGTCGTGGCACTCGCTCTTGGCTATGGCGGTCTGGTCCAGCTACTAGCTGGCATGTGGGAAATGGCAGTTGGCAACACTTTCGGAGCCACGGCACTGTCGTCCTACGGCGGATTCTGGATCTCGTTCGGCGTTGTCCTCACACCAACCTTCGGGATCGTCGATGCGTACACCGACAAGGAGACGGGCGACAGCACTTTCAACGAGGTCTTCGCATTGTACCTTTGGGCATGGTTCATCTTCACATCACTCTGCATGATCTTGACCCTTCGCTCGACGGTGGCGTTCTGTGGACTTTTCATTGTTCTGGATGCTACGTTCCTGTGCTTGGCGTTGTCTGAGCAATATGCTGTTTCTGCTGCCGAGGCCTCGAAATCGTTGCAGCAGGCTGGAGGAGTGTTTGGGATCTTGGCCGCGTTCTTTGCGTGGTATAACATGTTCAGC GGTATGGTCGACGCGACCAACTTCTGGTGCACCATGCCTATGGTCTCTTTCCCATGGAGTGCGAACAGGAAGCAACGACGTGCTGGCGAGTGTGTATAA